In Rhizobiales bacterium NRL2, a genomic segment contains:
- a CDS encoding 3-hydroxyacyl-CoA dehydrogenase: MSSPVVLEKHGSIGVILVQNPPVNALSQAVRQGLADRLAEANADDDIKGVVLAGDGRTFIAGADIREFGKPMQAPDLNSVIRAYEESPKPVVAAIHGTALGGGLETAFAAHYRVAVPKSFVGLPEVKLGLLPGAGGTQRLPRVAGVKTALDMITSGDMVPAPKAREAGIVDEIVDDLIPGAVAFAEKLVAEGAPLKVISADRGKLDEADPAIFDEYRAQLAKKARDVLAPQNCVAAVEAAVKASSFEDGLKRERELFGELMESPQRAAQIHIFFGEREVAKIPDLPRGTEAKKIGKVAIIGCGTMGGGIAMNFANAGIPVTLVENEQAALDRGFGIIRKNYENSAKRGRFPLEEVETRMGRLTPTTSYDDIADADIVIEAVFEEMGLKKEIFAKLDQVMKPGAVLATNTSTLDIDEIASATKRPEDVIGTHFFSPANVMRLLENVRGEKSSPETIQTVMDMGKKIGKVAVLAGNCHGFIGNRMLHPYRRQAEFLVEEGAQPEDIDRVIYDFGFAMGPFAMGDLAGLDVGYRVRQHQLKTWPQGKRYSSLGDKIVEMGRHGQKTGAGWFLYEEGNRTPKPDPVIKELIEKHAAEAGLKRREVSDEEILERCIYALVNEGAKILEEGIAIRPVDIDITYVYGYAFPKHRGGPMHYADHVGLDKVLARIRHFHEISGEDEWKPAKLIEDLVAQGKGFRDFTR, from the coding sequence ATGTCGTCACCGGTGGTGCTTGAAAAACACGGGTCGATCGGGGTCATCCTGGTGCAGAACCCGCCGGTCAACGCGCTGAGCCAGGCCGTGCGCCAGGGGCTCGCCGACCGGCTGGCCGAGGCCAACGCCGACGACGACATCAAGGGCGTGGTGCTGGCCGGCGACGGCCGCACCTTCATCGCCGGCGCGGACATCCGCGAATTCGGCAAGCCCATGCAGGCCCCGGACCTGAACAGCGTCATCCGCGCCTACGAGGAAAGCCCCAAGCCGGTCGTCGCCGCGATCCACGGCACGGCGCTGGGCGGCGGCCTGGAGACGGCCTTCGCCGCCCACTACCGCGTCGCCGTGCCGAAATCCTTCGTCGGCCTGCCCGAAGTCAAGCTGGGCCTGCTGCCGGGCGCGGGCGGCACGCAGCGCCTGCCGCGCGTCGCCGGCGTGAAGACCGCCCTCGACATGATCACCTCGGGCGACATGGTCCCCGCGCCGAAGGCCAGGGAAGCCGGCATCGTCGACGAGATCGTCGACGACCTGATCCCCGGTGCGGTCGCATTCGCCGAGAAGCTGGTCGCCGAAGGCGCGCCGCTCAAGGTGATCTCCGCCGACCGCGGCAAGCTGGACGAGGCCGACCCGGCCATCTTCGACGAATACCGCGCCCAGCTGGCAAAGAAGGCGCGCGACGTGCTGGCGCCGCAGAACTGCGTCGCCGCGGTCGAGGCCGCGGTGAAGGCCTCGAGTTTCGAAGACGGGCTGAAGCGCGAGCGGGAGCTGTTCGGCGAGCTGATGGAGAGCCCCCAGCGCGCGGCCCAGATCCACATCTTCTTCGGCGAGCGCGAGGTCGCGAAGATCCCGGACCTGCCCAGGGGCACCGAGGCGAAGAAGATCGGCAAGGTCGCCATCATCGGCTGCGGCACCATGGGCGGCGGCATTGCCATGAACTTCGCCAATGCCGGCATCCCCGTTACGCTGGTCGAGAACGAGCAGGCGGCGCTGGACCGTGGCTTCGGCATCATCCGGAAGAACTACGAGAACTCGGCGAAGCGCGGACGCTTCCCCCTGGAGGAAGTCGAGACGCGCATGGGCCGGCTAACGCCCACCACCAGCTATGACGACATCGCCGACGCCGACATCGTCATCGAGGCGGTCTTCGAGGAGATGGGCCTGAAGAAGGAGATCTTCGCGAAGCTGGACCAGGTGATGAAGCCCGGCGCAGTGCTGGCCACCAACACCTCGACGCTGGACATCGACGAGATCGCATCCGCCACGAAGCGGCCGGAGGATGTCATCGGCACCCATTTCTTCAGCCCGGCCAACGTCATGCGCCTGCTGGAGAATGTCCGCGGCGAGAAATCGAGCCCGGAGACCATCCAGACGGTCATGGACATGGGCAAGAAGATCGGCAAGGTCGCCGTGCTGGCCGGCAACTGCCACGGCTTCATCGGCAACCGCATGCTGCATCCCTATCGCCGCCAGGCCGAGTTCCTGGTCGAGGAAGGGGCGCAGCCCGAGGACATCGACCGCGTCATCTACGACTTCGGCTTCGCCATGGGGCCGTTCGCCATGGGCGACCTGGCCGGTCTCGACGTCGGCTACCGCGTGCGCCAGCACCAGCTCAAGACCTGGCCGCAGGGCAAGCGCTATTCCTCGCTCGGCGACAAGATCGTCGAGATGGGCCGCCACGGCCAGAAGACCGGCGCCGGCTGGTTCCTCTACGAAGAGGGCAACCGTACACCGAAGCCGGATCCGGTCATCAAGGAACTGATCGAGAAGCATGCGGCCGAAGCCGGGCTCAAGCGCCGCGAGGTCAGCGACGAGGAAATCCTGGAACGCTGCATCTACGCGCTGGTCAACGAGGGCGCGAAGATCCTGGAGGAAGGCATCGCCATCCGGCCGGTCGACATCGACATCACCTATGTCTACGGCTACGCGTTTCCGAAGCACCGGGGCGGGCCGATGCACTACGCCGACCATGTCGGCCTGGACAAGGTGCTGGCGCGGATCCGCCATTTCCACGAGATCTCCGGCGAGGACGAGTGGAAGCCGGCGAAGCTGATCGAGGATCTCGTCGCCCAGGGCAAGGGCTTCCGCGACTTCACGCGTTGA